The Thermocrinis ruber genome has a window encoding:
- the fabD gene encoding ACP S-malonyltransferase encodes MGKLAYIFPGQGSQYVGMGYDFYKEFPTATDVFHSAEKALRYDLPTLIFKGPEEELNKTINTQPAILTTSIAIYRVMRELGFPEPDVVAGHSLGEYSALVVAGGVELFEAVRLAYIRGKLMQEGVPEGKGAMAAILKLPPDKVESACEQARQFGVVEPANYNSPEQTVISGEKTAVEKAMEICKEMGGKAILLKVSVPSHCSLMKGPADAFRLKLAQTPIKNLSIPLVQNYTAREHTMAHEVRENLYRQLFSPVRWFQSVQYMVEVLGVDTFVEIGPKNVLSKLVQQTVSGVRVFNVEKVEDLEKVKKAL; translated from the coding sequence ATGGGAAAACTTGCGTACATCTTTCCCGGACAGGGTTCTCAGTATGTGGGTATGGGCTACGATTTTTACAAGGAATTCCCCACAGCTACAGATGTCTTTCACTCTGCGGAGAAGGCACTGCGCTATGACCTCCCTACCCTTATCTTTAAGGGACCGGAGGAAGAGCTAAACAAAACCATAAACACACAGCCTGCTATTCTTACCACCTCCATTGCCATATACAGGGTTATGAGGGAGCTCGGTTTTCCTGAGCCCGATGTAGTAGCGGGGCACTCCTTGGGTGAGTATTCCGCCTTGGTGGTGGCGGGTGGTGTGGAGCTCTTTGAGGCGGTCCGTCTGGCATACATAAGGGGCAAGCTCATGCAGGAGGGTGTGCCTGAGGGAAAGGGTGCAATGGCGGCAATTCTTAAGCTACCACCGGATAAGGTAGAAAGTGCCTGCGAGCAGGCTCGTCAGTTCGGTGTAGTAGAACCTGCCAACTACAATTCTCCCGAGCAAACAGTTATCTCTGGTGAAAAAACAGCAGTTGAAAAGGCTATGGAGATATGCAAGGAGATGGGAGGAAAGGCTATTCTCTTGAAGGTCTCTGTGCCATCGCATTGCTCCCTGATGAAGGGTCCTGCGGATGCCTTTAGACTAAAGCTTGCCCAAACGCCCATAAAAAATCTTTCAATTCCACTGGTGCAAAACTACACCGCAAGGGAACACACAATGGCACATGAGGTTAGGGAGAACCTATACCGTCAGCTCTTTTCCCCCGTTAGATGGTTTCAAAGCGTCCAATACATGGTGGAAGTCTTGGGGGTGGATACCTTTGTGGAGATAGGTCCCAAAAACGTGCTTTCAAAGTTGGTTCAGCAGACCGTAAGCGGAGTGAGAGTTTTTAACGTGGAAAAGGTGGAGGATTTGGAGAAGGTGAAAAAAGCACTATAA
- a CDS encoding Lon protease family protein, protein MSIKKLSKEDLEYGYKYDFSTEDVPPEEVFLKQDRVEKAFDLALNTTKEGYNIFVSGPESIGRTTYALRRLKEKAQKEPVPEDICYFYNFDDPLRPKYLLLPAGVGKGFVEEVDRAIESLKIELPKAFEGKEYEEEVAKITKEAEKRKEEILENLAKDAEAKNLGVVVTPMGIKLLPLVGRRIVEEPELFANPRLQETYQRNLSEFEERFRDYIRALREEDHKLAEKLNELKEKVATFVVERVFSRCDERYCHEPQAVEFLNRLKKEIVKNVDLFLMWKSAEGNTQMLAYLEKLFKRFKLNLIVDNSSLNGAPVIYEEVPSFQSLFGTISYTMEMGVLYADHTSIKAGSLHRARGGYLVIRASDLLKNYMLWDAFKKAIMHSKVHIPGYTVEDFLLPYVGISPEPVPLNVKVVLIGDYLTYQLLSIYDPEFNRLFKVKAEFDPVVDLDEEVYEKFPRLIKKILQEEGIKDLDGSALSELFKYAVMLSGSKKKINVVMGDIVDVIREANVFSEGERIIRGEHIKRAIEEKFYRSNLLEEKIRKAIVEGKILCAVDGKRVGQVNGLSVYELGDISFGKPTRITASVYLGDKGVVSIEREVALSGPIHSKAVLTLSGYLNGKYGKDMPLYLSCTITFEQSYEEVEGDSASVAELLAILSALSGVEIRQDIAVTGSVDQFGNVQPVGGIKEKVEGFYRVCKAMGFTGTQGVLLPSRNFENLVLSDEVIESVEKGEFHLYLMDTIDDAIELMTGLKAEKFHKLVKKKLIEFFKRANARGKGLKS, encoded by the coding sequence GTGAGCATAAAAAAGCTGAGCAAGGAAGATTTAGAGTATGGCTACAAATACGATTTTTCTACGGAGGATGTTCCTCCGGAGGAAGTCTTTCTAAAACAAGATAGGGTAGAAAAGGCTTTTGATTTAGCTTTAAACACCACAAAGGAAGGCTACAACATATTTGTGTCTGGTCCAGAGAGTATAGGAAGGACCACTTATGCCCTACGCCGTCTGAAGGAAAAGGCCCAAAAGGAGCCAGTGCCCGAAGATATATGCTACTTCTATAACTTTGACGATCCACTGCGTCCAAAGTATCTTCTACTGCCCGCCGGCGTTGGCAAAGGTTTTGTGGAGGAGGTGGATAGGGCTATAGAGTCTTTAAAAATTGAACTGCCGAAGGCTTTTGAAGGCAAAGAGTACGAGGAGGAGGTTGCCAAGATAACCAAGGAGGCGGAAAAGAGAAAGGAGGAAATACTGGAGAACTTGGCCAAAGATGCGGAGGCGAAGAACTTAGGGGTTGTGGTTACCCCTATGGGTATAAAGCTGTTGCCCTTGGTGGGAAGGAGAATTGTAGAGGAGCCCGAGCTTTTTGCCAATCCAAGACTTCAGGAGACTTACCAGAGGAATCTTTCTGAGTTTGAAGAACGCTTCAGGGATTATATAAGGGCCCTAAGGGAGGAGGACCATAAGCTGGCGGAAAAGTTAAACGAGCTGAAAGAGAAGGTGGCTACCTTCGTGGTGGAAAGGGTGTTTTCAAGGTGCGACGAGCGATACTGCCACGAGCCACAGGCGGTTGAGTTTTTAAACAGGTTGAAAAAAGAGATAGTAAAGAATGTAGACCTGTTTCTTATGTGGAAGAGCGCTGAAGGGAATACCCAGATGCTCGCCTATTTGGAAAAGCTCTTCAAAAGGTTCAAGCTTAACTTGATCGTGGATAATTCCTCCCTAAATGGTGCGCCGGTGATATACGAGGAAGTTCCTTCCTTTCAGAGCCTCTTTGGGACCATATCTTACACCATGGAGATGGGGGTGCTCTATGCGGACCACACCAGCATAAAAGCGGGAAGTCTCCATAGGGCAAGGGGTGGATACCTTGTGATAAGGGCTTCTGACCTTTTGAAAAATTACATGCTTTGGGATGCCTTCAAAAAGGCGATAATGCACTCTAAAGTGCATATTCCCGGCTATACGGTGGAGGATTTTCTGCTACCCTATGTGGGCATAAGCCCTGAACCTGTGCCACTTAACGTAAAGGTTGTTTTGATAGGGGACTATCTGACGTACCAGCTTCTTTCCATTTATGACCCTGAGTTTAACAGACTTTTTAAGGTCAAGGCGGAGTTTGACCCTGTTGTAGATTTGGATGAAGAAGTCTACGAAAAATTTCCCAGGCTTATAAAGAAGATCCTTCAGGAGGAGGGAATTAAAGACCTGGATGGTTCTGCCCTGTCTGAGCTCTTTAAGTACGCGGTCATGCTCTCGGGTAGTAAAAAGAAAATAAACGTAGTTATGGGGGATATCGTGGATGTTATCAGGGAGGCCAACGTCTTTTCTGAAGGGGAAAGGATAATAAGGGGAGAGCATATTAAAAGGGCAATAGAAGAAAAGTTCTATCGTTCTAACCTTTTGGAGGAAAAAATAAGGAAAGCCATCGTGGAAGGAAAGATCCTGTGTGCTGTGGATGGCAAAAGGGTAGGACAGGTAAATGGTCTCAGCGTCTATGAGCTTGGAGATATAAGCTTTGGTAAGCCTACTAGAATCACTGCATCTGTTTATCTGGGGGACAAAGGTGTAGTAAGCATAGAAAGGGAGGTTGCCCTAAGCGGTCCTATCCACTCAAAGGCGGTTCTAACCCTGAGTGGATACTTGAACGGTAAATACGGAAAGGATATGCCACTGTACCTTTCTTGTACCATTACCTTTGAGCAATCCTACGAAGAGGTGGAAGGAGACAGTGCTTCCGTGGCTGAGCTTTTGGCGATCCTTTCTGCCCTCTCTGGGGTGGAGATAAGGCAAGATATTGCGGTTACAGGCTCCGTGGATCAGTTTGGAAACGTACAACCAGTTGGGGGCATAAAGGAGAAGGTGGAAGGATTTTACAGGGTATGTAAGGCGATGGGCTTTACTGGGACGCAGGGGGTCCTTTTGCCCTCGCGAAACTTTGAAAACCTGGTTCTTTCGGACGAGGTTATTGAAAGCGTAGAAAAAGGAGAGTTCCACCTTTATCTGATGGATACCATAGATGATGCTATTGAACTTATGACGGGTTTAAAGGCCGAAAAGTTTCACAAGCTGGTAAAGAAGAAGCTTATTGAGTTCTTCAAAAGGGCAAATGCTCGGGGAAAAGGGTTAAAATCTTAA